Proteins from a genomic interval of Mercenaria mercenaria strain notata unplaced genomic scaffold, MADL_Memer_1 contig_2263, whole genome shotgun sequence:
- the LOC128552313 gene encoding uncharacterized protein LOC128552313, whose protein sequence is MKPKKCQLFKKEVEFLGHIINENGVGTDPTKIECIKQWPTPHNVTEIRSFLGLCGYYRKFILGYPQIARPLVRLTEKNTRFSWDTDCEESFKTLKNKLITAPILAHPDFSLPFILDTDACDYSIGAVLSQKIEKES, encoded by the coding sequence ATGAAACCCAAGAAATGTCAGCTGTTTAAAAAGGAAGTCGAGTTTTTAGGAcacataattaatgaaaatggGGTAGGAACAGACCCAACAAAAATCGAATGCATCAAACAGTGGCCAACACCTCACAATGTTACAGAAATACGCTCGTTTCTTGGACTTTGTGGATACTATCGAAAATTCATCTTGGGATACCCACAGATAGCTAGACCTCTTGTAAGACTGACAGAGAAAAATACTCGTTTTTCTTGGGATACAGATTGCGAAGAAAGTTTCAAAACTCTAAAAAATAAGTTGATCACAGCTCCGATATTGGCGCATCCAGACTTCTCTTTGCCATTCATCTTAGACACAGATGCTTGTGATTATTCTATCGGAGCAGTGCTTTCACAGAAAATTGAGAAAGAGTCATAG